In Microvenator marinus, one genomic interval encodes:
- the uvrC gene encoding excinuclease ABC subunit UvrC yields the protein MAELFDAASKIALIPHKPGCYIMRDKRGRIVYVGKAKDLKNRVRNYFQSSGDPRLFVARLPKILGDIEVIITANEKEAMILENTLIKAHKPRYNVQLKDDKNYLSLRINTRHEWPRVDVVRHQKKDGARYFGPYHSAKAIRQTLNILNKYFQLRTCTDSVLNHRVRPCLQYQIKRCPAPCVFEVDKEAYDQHVREAILFLEGRGDELLDSLKARMYQASEDMEFERAANFRDQIISIQRALERQMAVTAERVDRDVIGYWREGERLTIQLLFVRAGKLEGTRAFSYKQQEFPDHELISSFLNLYYAAGNFIPKEILVPVELEESELAAYEELLSELKGQKVSVIHPQRGAKRALISMATENAKSSFESEHDKEERTQDLLESLQERLGLSHYPERIECFDISNFQGKQIVASMVVFEGGVPNKNEYRRYKMREVTSQDDFASMHEVLTRRFSKVASGEDAAPDLVVIDGGKGQLAQAVAVVQDLGIHDVDVIGLAKSRVDKVGFGDDEVTRSPERVFLPGRKNPVVLKQNSAEIFLLERIRDEAHRFAITFHQELRRKETLKSSLDDIPGVGPATRKDLLRHFGSLRKIKTATLEELKDVPGVGPKMAETIFGWFR from the coding sequence ATGGCCGAGCTCTTTGACGCCGCGTCGAAAATTGCCCTGATTCCGCACAAGCCGGGCTGCTACATCATGCGCGACAAGCGCGGGCGAATCGTCTACGTGGGCAAGGCCAAGGACCTCAAGAACCGCGTCCGAAACTACTTTCAGTCGTCTGGAGATCCACGCCTTTTTGTGGCCAGGCTCCCGAAAATCTTGGGTGATATCGAGGTCATCATCACCGCCAACGAAAAGGAGGCGATGATCCTCGAGAACACGTTGATCAAGGCGCATAAGCCCCGTTACAACGTTCAGCTCAAGGACGATAAGAACTACCTTTCGCTGAGGATCAATACGCGCCACGAGTGGCCGCGCGTGGACGTGGTACGCCACCAAAAGAAGGACGGTGCCCGCTATTTTGGGCCTTATCATTCGGCCAAAGCGATTCGGCAGACGCTCAATATTCTCAACAAGTATTTTCAGCTTCGCACGTGTACGGACTCGGTGCTCAATCACCGTGTCCGCCCCTGTCTTCAATACCAGATCAAGCGATGCCCGGCGCCGTGTGTCTTCGAGGTAGACAAGGAGGCGTATGACCAACACGTGCGCGAGGCGATCTTGTTTTTGGAGGGGCGAGGAGACGAGCTTTTGGATTCGTTGAAGGCTCGCATGTACCAGGCCTCCGAGGATATGGAGTTCGAGCGCGCGGCGAATTTCAGGGACCAGATTATTAGTATTCAGCGGGCGCTCGAGCGGCAAATGGCCGTGACGGCGGAGCGCGTGGATCGTGATGTGATCGGCTATTGGCGAGAGGGTGAGAGGCTTACGATTCAGCTCCTATTTGTGCGCGCTGGGAAGCTCGAGGGCACGCGCGCTTTCTCGTACAAGCAGCAGGAGTTCCCGGACCACGAGCTCATCTCGAGCTTCTTGAACCTCTACTACGCGGCGGGCAATTTCATCCCGAAGGAGATCCTGGTGCCAGTGGAGCTCGAGGAGTCTGAACTTGCTGCCTACGAAGAGCTTTTGAGCGAGTTGAAAGGCCAGAAGGTCAGCGTGATTCACCCGCAGCGCGGGGCGAAACGCGCCTTGATTTCAATGGCCACAGAGAACGCGAAGAGCTCGTTTGAGTCGGAGCACGATAAGGAAGAGCGCACTCAGGACCTTTTGGAGTCCCTGCAGGAAAGGTTAGGACTTTCGCATTATCCCGAGCGCATCGAGTGTTTTGATATCTCGAACTTTCAGGGCAAACAGATCGTGGCGTCGATGGTGGTCTTTGAGGGCGGTGTGCCTAATAAGAACGAATACCGGCGTTACAAGATGCGTGAGGTGACCTCTCAGGATGACTTCGCGAGCATGCACGAGGTTCTGACGCGGCGATTCTCAAAGGTGGCAAGCGGCGAGGACGCGGCACCAGACCTCGTGGTGATCGATGGCGGCAAGGGCCAACTCGCCCAGGCCGTGGCGGTTGTGCAGGATTTGGGCATCCACGACGTGGACGTGATCGGTTTGGCAAAAAGCCGTGTGGATAAGGTGGGTTTTGGAGACGATGAAGTCACTCGATCACCCGAGCGCGTCTTCCTGCCCGGGCGCAAGAATCCGGTGGTGCTCAAGCAAAATAGCGCTGAGATTTTCCTCTTGGAGCGAATCCGAGACGAAGCCCACCGCTTTGCGATTACGTTCCATCAGGAGCTGAGAAGGAAGGAAACTCTAAAGTCTTCGCTGGACGATATCCCAGGCGTGGGACCGGCCACTCGCAAAGACTTGCTGCGTCATTTCGGAAGTTTGCGCAAGATTAAGACCGCCACGCTCGAGGAACTCAAGGATGTCCCCGGCGTGGGGCCTAAGATGGCAGAAACCATCTTTGGATGGTTCAGGTAG